The Pseudonocardia sp. HH130630-07 DNA window GCGCAAGGCCGTCGTGATCCGCGACGCGCTGCGCCGGGCCCGCCCGCACGTGCGCGACCCGCTGGCACTGCTGCGGACCGTCGGGGGCACCGATCTCGTCGTACTCGCCGGGTTCCTCGCCCGGGCCGCCGAACGGAAGGTCCCCGCCGTGCTCGACGGCCTCGCCGTCGTCACGGCGGCGATGCTGGCCGAGGAGCTCGCTCCGGGTGCCAAGGAGTGGTGGCTGCTCGCCCAGCCGTCCTCGGAGCCGGCGGCCGCGCTGGTCGTCGAGCACCTGTCGCTCACCCCGGTGCTCGATCTCGCGGTGCGCACCGAGGACGGCACCGCGGCGGTCGCCGTGCTGCCGCTGCTGGCGTCGGCGGCCCGGCTGCTCGCCGAGACCGGTACCGCGGCCGACACCGGGGTCGCGCCCGGCGGGGTGGCGGCCGGCACCGGATCGTGACCGCGGACCGGCCCGGCCCGTTCGCCGGGCTCGCCCTCGCGGTGAGCTGGCTGACGGTGCTGCCGGTACGGGTCCGGACGACGACCGGCGGCGACCTGCCCGCCGGGGTCCCGGCCGCCGCGCTGCGCTGGGCACCGGTGGTCGGCCTGCTGGGCGGGCTCGGCGCCGGTGCGCTGCTGCTCGGCCTCCTGGCGGCGGGGACCGCACCGCTGGTGGCCGGCCTGCTGGTGGTGGGCGCGGGCGCCCTGGCCACCCGCGGCATGCACGTGGACGGGCTCGCCGACACCGCCGACGGGCTGGGCAGCTACGGCCCCCCGGAGCGCGCCCTGCGGATCATGGCCGACGGCGGGGCCGGCCCGTTCGCCGTCGTGACACTGCTGGTGGTGCTGGGCACCCGGGCCGCGGCGCTGGCCCAGCTCGGCACCGCGGCACCGGTCGCCGCGCTCACGGCGTGCGCGCTGGCCGCCGCCACCGGACGGGCGGGGTTCTGCTGGGTCGCCCGCCGCGGGACGCCCGCGGCCCGTCCCGGCGGGCTGGGGGCGACGGTCGCCGGGTCCCAGCCGGCCTGGGTCGCCCCCCTCTGGTGGCTGGCCCTCGCCGGGGTGGCGACCGGCGTCGTGGTCGCGACCGGGCCGGCGCCGGCCCCGGCCGGGGCGGCGGCGGTCGGTGGCGCGGTGCTGCTCGCCGCGGCACTGGTCGCGGGGCTCGCCGCGCACACCCGCCGCCGGTTCGGCGGCACCAGCGGGGACGTACTGGGCGCGGCCGCCGAGCTGGGGAACACCGCCGTCCTCGTCGTGCTGGCGGCGGCGTTCACCGGGTGACCGGCGGCCGCGCGCTCAGACGGTGGCCGGCGCGGGCACCATCGTGTGCATCCAGCCGTGCGGGTCCGGGGCCGAGCCGCGCTGCATCGCGGTCAGCGCCTCGCGCAGCTGCAGGGTGACCGGGCCCGGCCGGCCGTCGCCGATCGTCACCTCGCCGCCGGTGTGCTTGACGGTCCCGATCGGGGTGATGACCGCGGCGGTGCCGCACCCGAACACCTCGGTCAGCACGCCGCTCGCGGCGCCGCCGAGCCACTCCTGGCCGGAGATGCGGCGCTCGGTGACGGTGATCCCGAGATCGCGGGCCACGGTGAGCAGCGAGTCCCGGGTGATGCCGGCGAGCACCGATCCCCGCAGGTCCGGGGTCGCCAGCTCGACGGCGCCCGCGGCGTCCCGGAAGACGAAGAACAGGTTGTTCGCACCCATCTCGTCGATCCAGGTGCGCTCCTCCGCGTCGAGGTAGGCGACCTGGGCACAGCCGTGCTGGGCGCCGACCGACTGCGGCAGCAGCGAGGCCGCGTAGTTCCCGCCGCACTTGGCGGTACCCGTCCCGCCCATCGCGGCCCGGGTGTACTCGGTCTCCAGCCACACGTCCATCGGGGCCACGCCGTCGGCGAAGTACGGACCGGCCGGCGAGGCGATCACCGAGTAGAGGTACTCGGCGGACGGGCGCACCCCGAGCCCGACCTCGGTGGCGATCATGAACGGGCGCAGGTACAGCGAGTCCTCACCGCCGGCCGCCGGGACCCACTCGGAGTCGACGGCGAGCAGCTCGGACAGCGAGGCGAGGAACAGGTCCTCCGGCAGCTCGGCCATCGCCATCCGGCGCGCGGACCCGGCGAAGCGGGCCGCGTTGGCGTCCGGCCGGAACGTGGCGATCGAGCCGTCCGCCTGCCGGTAGGCCTTCAGCCCCTCGAAGATCTCCTGCCCGTAGTGCAGGAGCATCGTCGCCGGGTCGAGGCTCAGCGGCCCGTACGGCACGACCTGCGGGTCCTGCCAGCCGGACCCCTCGGTCCATCCGACGGTGACCATGTGGTCGGTGAAGTACCGGCCGAAACCGGGGTTCGCCAGCACCTCGGCGCGCCGCTGCGGGGACGCCGGTGCAGGGTTTCGGGTCACGGTGAACTGCGGCGCGCTCATGCCCAGACGGTAGCCGTACCACACCGGGGAGAAGTAGTCGGATTACCGAATGTCGGGAAGTCGATCGCCTCACAGTCCCCGCGCCCGGGTCAGCGCACGTGCGAGGGCACCATCGGCGGCTTGACCACCTCGACCGGCAGGGCCCGCCCCCGGACGTCGATGACGAGCTCGTCGCCGATCGCGACCGCCGGGTCGGTGGCGATGAGCGCGAGCGCCACCCCGGTCCGCAGGGTCGGCGAGAACGTCCCCGAGGTGACCGTGCCGACCGGGGCGCCGTCCGGGCCGTCGAGCACGGTCATCCCGGCGCGCGGCACCCCGCGGCCGGTGGCTCGCAGCGCGCGCAGCCGCCGGGCCGGGCCGGCGGCGCGCTCCGCGGTCAGCGCCTCGCGCCCCCAGAACGACGGCTTGTCCCAGCCCACCGCCCACGCGCTGCCCGCCTGGACCGGGCTGATCTCCTCGGACAGCTCGTGCCCGTGCAGCGGGTAACCCATCTCGGTGCGCAGGGTGTCGCGCGCGGCCAGCCCGCACGGGACGCCGCCGACGCCGCGCACCGCGTCGAGCAGCGCGTCCCACATGGCCGGGGCGGCGGCCGCGTCGAGCACGACCTCGTAGCCGTGTTCGCCGGTGTAGCCGGTCCGGCAGATCCGCACCGAGCCGCCCTCGATGTCGGTGAACGCCATGTAGTCCAGGTCGGCGACGGCCGGGCCGGCTGCGCCGAGCGCCGCCGCCAGCGCCTCCGCCGAGCGCGGGCCCTGCAGCGCGAGCACGGCCAGCTCGCGGTGCCGGTCGGTGATGACGACGCCGTCGGGTGCGCCCTCGGCGAGCATCGAGACGATCCGGGTGGAGTTCGCCGCGTTCGGGACGAGCAGCAGGTCGTCGTCGCCCGCCAGGTAGACGATCATGTCGTCGATGACGCCGCCGGACGGGGTGCAGGCCAGCGTGTACTGGGCCCGCCCCGGGCCGATCCGGCCCAGGTCGTTGGTGAGGCAGGTGTTGACGTGCGCCGCGGCCCCCGGTCCGGAGATCGGGACGGTGCCGAGGTGGCTGACGTCGAACAGCCCGGCCGTCTCGCGCACCGCGGTGTGCTCGGCCACCGTGCCGCCCGGGTAGGAGATCGGCATCGACCAGCCGCCGAACTCACCGAGGGTGGCGTCCAGGGCGAGGTGCCGGTCGTGCAGCGGGCCGGTCAGGAGATCGTCGGTCACGGGCCCGACCCTAGTGCCCCGGCGACGCCCGATCAGGCGGCGCGTTCCTCCGGGTCGCCCGGCCCGCGGGCCGGGCGGGCCGCACCGGGCGCCGCGGAGCGGGCGCAGGCGGTGGCGAGCGCCCAGCCGGCGGCCAGTACGACCACCATCGCCACCAGCGGCCCGACCGGCAGCACGGCGGCGAGCACGAGGCACCCGGTCGCACCGGCGCCGGCGACGAACGCCGCGGTGGCCGACCGCCCGGGCAGCCGCAGCACCGCCGCGTGCAGCAGGGCGTGGTGCACCAGCGCGGCGCCGACCGACACGGCGATCGCGGCGACCGGGCCGAACGCGAGGGTCATCGCGACCACCACCCCGCCGAGCACCAGGTCCGCGACCCACGGCGAGCCACGCGACCCGCTCCGCCCGAGCAGGGCGGGCAGCTCACCGGCCCGGGCCAGCCCGGCCGCCCCGGACGCCGCCCGGGACAGGGCACCGAGCAGGGCCGCGGCGGTCGCCGCCGCGGCCGCGATCCGGACGAGGACGCCGAACGCCGGGCTGCTGCCGGTGTCCATCAGCGAGGCGAGCGGGGTCGGGGACCCGGCGAGCCGGTCGACACCGAGTCCCTGCAGCAGGGCGGCGGACAGCAGGAGCAGCAGCGTCGTCGTGATCAGCACCGCGACCGCGGGGGCCCGCCGGATGGCCCGCATCGGGTCCCGCAGGCTGCCGCCCAGCTCCGCCACCCGGGACAGCCCGGTGAAGGCGAAGAACAGGAACGCGGCCGCGGTCAGCACGCCCAGCGGGCCCGGTTCGACGACGGCCGCCTGCAGCGTCCCGGCGACGGCGTCGTCCGGCGTCGCGCCGCCACCGGCGACCGTCGACGCCGAGGGCATCGCCGACGCCTGGGCGCCGTCCGGGCCGTCCGCGGACAGCCCGAACCCGACCACCAGGCCGAGCACCAGCAGCGTCGCGACGACGAGCCCGCGCGACGCCGACGGTGAGATCCGCACCCCGGCCGCGTTCACCCCGACCACCGCGAGCACCGCCACCACCGCGACCGTGCCGGGCGACGAGGGCAGCACGTAGGCGCCGAAGACCCCGGCCGCCGCGGCCGCCGCGGCGGTGCGCGACACCAGCCGGGCGAGCGCGCCGAGGCGCAGCGCCGGACCGGGCAGATCACCGCGGACGAGCTCCGGCCCGGCCGGGCGCACCGTCGCCAGGTGCGCCGTCGAGGCCACCACGGCCAGCGCCACCAGCCCCGCGAGGACGACCCCGACCGGGAACCACACCCCGGCCGCGGCCGCCGCCGGGGCGAACGACGCGTACAGGCCGGTCCCGAACGTGGCCGCGAGCGCGACGACGACAGCCGTCACGGCAGAGATCCGGTGCGGGGGGCGGGGCACCTGCTCACCATCCCATCCGACCCTGTGGCGCGCGGCGCCGCGGTGGTGTCATTAGCATCTCGGTCCGGTCTCACCGGGCCCGCTCCCCACCGACCGGCACACGGGTGCCGGACACCGGTCACCGTGGGTGCCCCGGAGACCGTGCGCACCACCCGATCGAGACCCGCCGGTCTCCGACCGACGCCCCTGCGACCGAGGAGTTCCACCCGTGCCGATCGACGTTCCGACCATCCCGGACACCGCCGCCCTGAGCGGCTCGCCGGCGTCCGCAGCCGCCGACGCCCTGGTGATCGGGCTGCACCCGGCCGACGGCGGCGGGGCGGCACCGGTGCTCGCCGCGGGCGCGGGCGACGTGGACTCCGCCTTCGGCGGCGAGCTGGCCGAGCTGCTCCGGACGGTCGGGGCCACCGGGAAGATCGAGCAGGTCGTGTCGCTGCCGTCGCGGGGTGCGGTGACCGCACCGCGGATCGTCGCCGTCGGGCTGGGTGCCCCGGCCACGGACAGCGCAGCCGGTGCAGCCGGTGCAGCCGGTGCCGGGGGCACCGCTGCCGAGGCCGTCCGCCGGGCCGCGGGGGCCGCCGCCCGCGCGCTGGCCGGCACCGGGTCCGCGGTCAGCACCCTCGGCGCGGTCGACGCCGAGGCCGCCGTCGTCGGGGCCGTGCTCGGCGGCTACCGGTTCGACGTGCACCGGTCCTCGGCCGACCCGGCGTCGGCGCCGGTCGCGTCCTGGGCGTTCACCGGGACCGACGAGGCGCTCGTGCGCCGGGCCGCGCTGATCGCCGGCGCCGTCGCGACCACCCGGAGCCTGGTCAACACCGCGCCGAATGTGCTGGTCCCGGAGACCTTCGCGGCCCGCGCGGTGGCGCTCGGCGAGCAGGCCGGGCTGGTGACCGAGGTGCTCGACGACACCCGGCTGCGGGAGAACGGCTACGGCGGGGTGAGCGGGGTCGGCCAGGGCTCGGCCAACCCGCCCCGGCTGGTCCGCCTCACCTGGAACGGCGGCGGGTCGCCGCGGGCCCGGGTCGCGCTGGTCGGCAAGGGCATCACGTTCGACACCGGCGGCATCTCGCTGAAGCCGAACGCGGGCATGGCCGACATGACCTCCGACATGGGTGGCGCGGCCGCCGTGGTCGCGACCGTGGTGCTCGCCGCCCAGCTGGGGCTGCCGGTCACCGTGACCGCGACGGTGCCGATGGCGGAGAACATGCCGTCCTCGACCGCCTACAAGCCGGGCGACGTGCTGACCATGTACGGCGGGCGGACCGTCGAGGTGCTCAACACCGACGCCGAGGGGCGGCTGATCCTGGCCGACGCGATCGTCCGGGCCGCCGAGGACTCCCCCGACTACCTGGTCGAGACCTCCACCCTGACCGGTGCGCAGCAGGTCGCGCTGGGCCTGCGCACCGCCGGGGTGATGGGCTCCGACGAGCTGCGCGACCGGGTCGCCCGGCTCGGCACGGCCGCCGGCGAGGACGCCTGGGCGATGCCGCTGCCGGAGTACCTGCGCAGCGACCTGGACTCCCGGGTGGCCGACATCGCGAACGTCAGCGGCCAGCGCTTCGCCGGCATGCTGCTGGCCGGGATGTTCCTCAAGGAGTTCGTGCCGGACGGGCTGCCGTGGGCGCACATCGACATCGCCGGGCCGTCCTACAACACCAGCGGGCCGCGCGGGTACACGACCAAGGGCGGCACCGGGGTTCCGGTGCGGACCCTGATCGCCTTCCTGGAGGACGTCGCCGCGCACGGCTGACCGGGGGCCGTGCCGGGCCCCGGCGTCCGGCACGGCACGGCGGGGTCGTTCAGCGCGACTGCAGCGCGTCCAGCGCGACCGCGAGCGACGCGGCCAGCCGGAAGTCGATCCGCGGGTCGGGGACGGCGACGTCGTAGGCGTCGCGCAGGGAGAACCGGCGGTCGCTGCTGAGCACCACCGGGCCGCCGTCGTCCGGGGTGAAGTCGAAGTGGAACGGCAGCGGGAGGCTGTCGAAGACCCGGCGCAGGATCGCGACCGGCAGGCTCCGTTCCTGCCCGGTCGCGGCCAGCCCCGGGGCGGCCAGGGTCCAGGTGGAGCGGAACAGGCTGGCGCCGAACCGCTTGCCGAAGGTCCCGAGCACCTGGCCGTGCTCGTCGAGCACGTCGTGCTGGGCACCCACGTCGAGCGCCTGCCGGGCCCGGAACGAGAAGACCGGCCGGCTGCGTGAGTCGTCGGCCCAGAACGTCACCGCCTCCTTGAACGCGAACCGCTTCTGCTGGGCGACGGCCAGCAGGCGGCCCTCGCCGCCGTCCGGGGTCACCTCGACGACGTCGTAGCGGTTCACGCCCAGCGTGAACCGCTGGCGGACTCGGAAGCGGGGCAGGTGCATCGGAGCGGTCACGGCGCCGGAGTCTCGCGCACGCGCGGCCGGACGCGGCCGGGGGCACACCCGGCGGGGCCGGATTCACCCGACCGGCCATCCGGGCTACCGACGGGTAACCGGACGCGGCATACTCCGGCCATGACCGGACGGCATCGGGTTCCCGCGCACGCCCCCCGCTCCGCGGTGGTGACCGGCGCCGCCCGCGGCATCGGTGCGGCGATCGCCGCCGAGCTGGTCGGGCGCGGCTACCGGGTGCTGGTCACCGACCTCGACCCGGCCGCGGCGCAGGCCACCGCGGACCGCATCGGTGCGGTCGCCGGGCTCGCCCACGACGTCACCGACCCGGCGGACGCGCACGCCGTCGTCGCCAGGGCGCGGGCGATCGCCCCGCTGGGCGCCTGGGTCGCCAACGCCGGAGTCGGCTTCGACGGCGCCCTCACCGAGCTGACCGAGGAGCACGCCCGCGCGCTGGTCGGGGTCAACGTGCTCGGCCCGGTGTGGGGCGCCCGGGCCGCGGTCGCCGCGTTCCGGGAGCAGGCCGCGGCCGGCACCGCCCGGGGCGGTGAGATCGGGGTCACGGTGTCGCTGGCCGGGCTCGGTCCGGCACCGGGGCTGTCGCTGTACGCGGCCTCCAAGGCCGCCGCGCTCTCGGTGGTCTCGGGGCTGGCCGCGGAACTGCGACCGGACGGGATCGGGGTGCACGGCGTCTGCCCGGCCGGGGTGGACACCGACCTGCTGCGCGGGATGGAGACCGGCGGGCGGGCCCAGGCACTCGTCTGTTCCGGGCGGCTCGTCTCCCCGGAGCAGGTCGCGGGTGCGCTCGTCGGGATGTTCGGCACGTCCCGCGTCTACCGCACGCTCCCGGCCGGGCGGGGCGTCGTGTCCCGGCTCACCGCGTGGCTGCCCGGGCCGACGCTGCGGCTGGAGCCGGTGCTGCGGGCCCGCGGTGCCCGGCGTGCCCGGTCGCTGCGCGGCTGAGGCTCAGCGGTCCTCCCGGTCCTTGTCCCGCAGCTGGCGCAGCATCTCGTCCTGGCGGGCCCGCTTGCGCAGCGCGCGCTCGCGGGCGTCGTGCTCGCGCATCCGGTTCGGGTAGCCGACCAGCTGCACGTCGTAGATCGGCATCTTCATCGACCGGGCGAGCTTGCGGGCCCTGGCCGGGTTGCCGACCCGCCGGCGGGTCCACTCGCCGTCGTGCGCGACGAACACCACCGTCGTCTCGGTCACGGTCGTCCGCGGTTCCACGAACGCCTCGACCCCGATCCGCGCGCCGGCCCACTCCCGCAGGTGGGACTCGGCCTCTCCGGACCGTCCACCGCCCGCTGACCGGCGGGGACGGAACCTGTCGAGCAGGCCCATGCGCGCCACCCCTTCTCGTCCGCTCGTGCTGTACCCGTGCCGCGCGGTCCTCCCGAGCGGCGAAACGGACACGGATCGTCTCCCGTCCCAACGCACGACGCATGCGTTTCGCTCCCGACGCCTTCCCCACACCTGAGGTGGCGCAGCGGTCGGGTAATGACAAGATGGGCGCCGCGGTGCGGCCGGCGTAGCAGAACGCCGCGGTCCGACCGGCGCACCGGAGCAGTGCGCCGGCAGGCCGGGGCCGCGGCCGGGAGGGAGTGTTCGGTGTCCGAGGGGGACCAGAGGGATGCGGGACCGGCCGACCTGGTGATCCTGGGTGGCGGGTCCGGCGGCTACGCGTGCGCGTTGCGTGCGGCCGAGCTGGGTCTGTCGGTGGTGCTGGTCGAGAAGGACAAGCTCGGTGGCACCTGCCTGCACCGCGGCTGCATCCCGACCAAGGCGCTGCTGCACTCCGCGGAGGTCGCCGACCACGCCCGCGACGGCGCCCGGGTCGGTATCCGCTCCACCTTCGACGGTGTCGACATGGCCGGCGTGAACTCCTACAAGGACGGCGTCGTCTCCCGGCTGTACAAGGGGCTGCAGGGCCTGGTCGCCTCCCGCGGGATCACCGTGGTCGACGGCGCCGGGACGCTGGAGGCACCGGGCGTCGTGCGGGTCGGCGAGCGCCGCTACCGCGGCCGGAACACGGTGCTGGCCACCGGCTCCTACGCCCGTTCGCTGCCCGGCCTCGAGCTGGACGACCGGATCGTCACCTCCGACGCGGCGCTGTCGCTCGCCGAGGTCCCGCGCCGTGTGGTCGTACTCGGCGGCGGTGTGATCGGCGTCGAGTTCGCCAGCGTCTGGCGCTCGTTCGGCGCGGAGGTCACGGTCGTCGAGGCGCTGCCCCGGCTGGTCCCGAACGAGGACGAGTTCGCCTCCACCCACCTGGCCCGCGCGTTCCGCCGCCGCAAGATCACCGCCCGTACCGGGGTGCGCTTCGCCAAGGCCACCCGCAGCGGTGACACCGTCACGGTGTCGCTGGAGTCCGGCGAGGAGATCGAGGCCGACCTGCTGCTCGTCGCGGTCGGGCGCGGCCCGAACACCACCGGCCACGGGTTCACCGAGGCCGGCGTCGCGACCGACGGCGGGTTCGTCACCGTCGACGAACGCCTGCGCACCAACCTCGACGGGGTGTACGCGGTCGGCGACGTGACGCCGGGCCTGCAGCTGGCCCACCGCGGCTTCGCACACGGCATCTTCGTCGCCGAGGAGATCGCCGGCCTGGGCCCGCGCCCGGTGACCGACGACGGCATCCCGCGCGTCACCTACTCCGACCCGGAGATCGCCTCGGTCGGCCTGACCGAGGACGCCGCCCGGGACCGGCACGGCGAGGTGCACACCCTGACCTACGACCTGGCCGGCAACGGCAAGTCGCAGATCCTGCAGACCTCGGGCGCGATCAAGGTCGTCCAGGCGGGCCCGGCCGGTTCCGGCGGCCCCGTCGTGGGCGTGCACATGGTCGGGTCCCGGGTCGGCGAACTGGTCGGCGAAGCACAGCTGATCTACAACTGGGAGGCGGCCCCCGCCGACGTCGCCGCACTGATCCACGCCCACCCCACACAGAGCGAGGCCCTCGGCGAGGCCCACCTCGCACTGGCCGGGAAACCGCTGCACACCCACGGCTGATCCCGGCCGTCCCCGACCCGAACACCCACGCGGAACAAGAGGAGCTCCACCCCACATGGCCGTCACCGTTGAGATGCCCGCCCTGGGCGAGAGTGTCACCGAGGGCACCGTCACCCGCTGGCTCAAGGCCGAGGGCGACACGGTCGAGGTCGACGAGCCGTTGCTCGAGGTCTCGACGGACAAGGTCGACACCGAGATCCCGTCGCCCGCGGCGGGCGTGCTGAAGCGCATCGTCGCCGGCGAGGACGAGACCGTCGAGGTCGGTGGCGAGCTCGCCGTCATCGGCGACGCCGACGAGTCCGACTCCGGTTCCTCCGGCTCCGGCTCGGCCGCCTCCGAGCAGGCCGCCGAGCCGGAGCCCGAGCCCGAGCCGGCCCAGGAGTCCGCCCCGGCCCAGGAGTCCGGCAGTGGCTCCGGCGGCAGCTCCGGCGGTGGCTCCGGTACCTCGGTGACCATGCCCGAGCTGGGCGAGTCGGTCACCGAGGGCACCGTGACCCGCTGGCTCAAGCAGGTCGGCGAGTCGGTCGAGGTCGACGAGCCGCTGCTCGAGGTCTCCACGGACAAGGTCGACACCGAAATCCCGTCGCCGGTCGCCGGCACGGTGCTCGAGCACACCGTCGGCGAGGACGAGACCGTCGAGGTCGGCGCCCAGCTGGCCCTGGTCGGCGACGGCTCGGCCGCCCCGGCGCAGGAGTCCGCCCCCGCGCCGGAGAAGAAGCCCGAGCCGGCACCGAAGCCGGAGTCGAAGCCCGAGCCGAAGCCGGAGCCCAGGACCGAGGCGAAGCCGGAGCACCCGAAGGCCGAGGCTCCGAAGGAGCAGCAGGCCGAGCCCAAGGGGTCGACCGACACCCAGGGCGGCGCGGCGGCGTCCAACGGGTCCGGGGACAAGCCCTACGTCACCCCGCTGGTCCGCAAGCTCGCCCAGGAGCACGGCGTCGACCTCGCCACCGTCACCGGTTCCGGCGTCGGCGGCCGGATCCGCAAGCAGGACGTGCTGGCCGCGGCCGAGAAGCCGGCCGCCCCGGCGGAGTCCGCCCCGGCCGCCGCGGCCGCGCAGCCGGCCGGTGGTGCGCCGAAGCAGCCGCAGGCCGTCCCGACCCGGCCGACCGACGCACCGGAGCCGGGCAGCACGGTCAAGCTCCCGCGCCTGCGCCAGGTCATCGCCCAGCGCATGACCGAGTCGCTGGCCGTCTCGGCCCAGCTGACCACCGTGCAGGAGGTCGACCTCACCCGCATCGTCAAGCTGCGGAACCGGGTCAAGGAGGACTTCAAGAAGCGTGAGGGCGCGAACCTCACCTTCCTGGCGTTCATCGCCAAGGCGACCATCGAGGCGCTCAAGGCGTTCCCGTCGGTGAACGCCTCGATCTCCGAGGACGGCAAGCAGGTCACCTACCACGGGTCGGTGCACCTCGGCATCGCCGTCGACACCCCGCGCGGTCTGCTCGTCCCGGTCATCAAGGACGCCGACGACCTGTCGCTCGCCGGGATCGCGAAGAAGATCGCCGACGTCGCGGCCCGGACCCGCAGCTCGAAGATCGGTCCGGACGAGCTGTCCGGCGGTACCTTCACGATCA harbors:
- a CDS encoding adenosylcobinamide-GDP ribazoletransferase, with product MTADRPGPFAGLALAVSWLTVLPVRVRTTTGGDLPAGVPAAALRWAPVVGLLGGLGAGALLLGLLAAGTAPLVAGLLVVGAGALATRGMHVDGLADTADGLGSYGPPERALRIMADGGAGPFAVVTLLVVLGTRAAALAQLGTAAPVAALTACALAAATGRAGFCWVARRGTPAARPGGLGATVAGSQPAWVAPLWWLALAGVATGVVVATGPAPAPAGAAAVGGAVLLAAALVAGLAAHTRRRFGGTSGDVLGAAAELGNTAVLVVLAAAFTG
- a CDS encoding branched-chain amino acid aminotransferase — encoded protein: MSAPQFTVTRNPAPASPQRRAEVLANPGFGRYFTDHMVTVGWTEGSGWQDPQVVPYGPLSLDPATMLLHYGQEIFEGLKAYRQADGSIATFRPDANAARFAGSARRMAMAELPEDLFLASLSELLAVDSEWVPAAGGEDSLYLRPFMIATEVGLGVRPSAEYLYSVIASPAGPYFADGVAPMDVWLETEYTRAAMGGTGTAKCGGNYAASLLPQSVGAQHGCAQVAYLDAEERTWIDEMGANNLFFVFRDAAGAVELATPDLRGSVLAGITRDSLLTVARDLGITVTERRISGQEWLGGAASGVLTEVFGCGTAAVITPIGTVKHTGGEVTIGDGRPGPVTLQLREALTAMQRGSAPDPHGWMHTMVPAPATV
- the gcvT gene encoding glycine cleavage system aminomethyltransferase GcvT — translated: MTDDLLTGPLHDRHLALDATLGEFGGWSMPISYPGGTVAEHTAVRETAGLFDVSHLGTVPISGPGAAAHVNTCLTNDLGRIGPGRAQYTLACTPSGGVIDDMIVYLAGDDDLLLVPNAANSTRIVSMLAEGAPDGVVITDRHRELAVLALQGPRSAEALAAALGAAGPAVADLDYMAFTDIEGGSVRICRTGYTGEHGYEVVLDAAAAPAMWDALLDAVRGVGGVPCGLAARDTLRTEMGYPLHGHELSEEISPVQAGSAWAVGWDKPSFWGREALTAERAAGPARRLRALRATGRGVPRAGMTVLDGPDGAPVGTVTSGTFSPTLRTGVALALIATDPAVAIGDELVIDVRGRALPVEVVKPPMVPSHVR
- a CDS encoding amino acid permease produces the protein MTAVVVALAATFGTGLYASFAPAAAAAGVWFPVGVVLAGLVALAVVASTAHLATVRPAGPELVRGDLPGPALRLGALARLVSRTAAAAAAAGVFGAYVLPSSPGTVAVVAVLAVVGVNAAGVRISPSASRGLVVATLLVLGLVVGFGLSADGPDGAQASAMPSASTVAGGGATPDDAVAGTLQAAVVEPGPLGVLTAAAFLFFAFTGLSRVAELGGSLRDPMRAIRRAPAVAVLITTTLLLLLSAALLQGLGVDRLAGSPTPLASLMDTGSSPAFGVLVRIAAAAATAAALLGALSRAASGAAGLARAGELPALLGRSGSRGSPWVADLVLGGVVVAMTLAFGPVAAIAVSVGAALVHHALLHAAVLRLPGRSATAAFVAGAGATGCLVLAAVLPVGPLVAMVVVLAAGWALATACARSAAPGAARPARGPGDPEERAA
- a CDS encoding leucyl aminopeptidase, with the protein product MPIDVPTIPDTAALSGSPASAAADALVIGLHPADGGGAAPVLAAGAGDVDSAFGGELAELLRTVGATGKIEQVVSLPSRGAVTAPRIVAVGLGAPATDSAAGAAGAAGAGGTAAEAVRRAAGAAARALAGTGSAVSTLGAVDAEAAVVGAVLGGYRFDVHRSSADPASAPVASWAFTGTDEALVRRAALIAGAVATTRSLVNTAPNVLVPETFAARAVALGEQAGLVTEVLDDTRLRENGYGGVSGVGQGSANPPRLVRLTWNGGGSPRARVALVGKGITFDTGGISLKPNAGMADMTSDMGGAAAVVATVVLAAQLGLPVTVTATVPMAENMPSSTAYKPGDVLTMYGGRTVEVLNTDAEGRLILADAIVRAAEDSPDYLVETSTLTGAQQVALGLRTAGVMGSDELRDRVARLGTAAGEDAWAMPLPEYLRSDLDSRVADIANVSGQRFAGMLLAGMFLKEFVPDGLPWAHIDIAGPSYNTSGPRGYTTKGGTGVPVRTLIAFLEDVAAHG
- a CDS encoding SDR family NAD(P)-dependent oxidoreductase — translated: MTGRHRVPAHAPRSAVVTGAARGIGAAIAAELVGRGYRVLVTDLDPAAAQATADRIGAVAGLAHDVTDPADAHAVVARARAIAPLGAWVANAGVGFDGALTELTEEHARALVGVNVLGPVWGARAAVAAFREQAAAGTARGGEIGVTVSLAGLGPAPGLSLYAASKAAALSVVSGLAAELRPDGIGVHGVCPAGVDTDLLRGMETGGRAQALVCSGRLVSPEQVAGALVGMFGTSRVYRTLPAGRGVVSRLTAWLPGPTLRLEPVLRARGARRARSLRG
- a CDS encoding oxidoreductase, producing the protein MGLLDRFRPRRSAGGGRSGEAESHLREWAGARIGVEAFVEPRTTVTETTVVFVAHDGEWTRRRVGNPARARKLARSMKMPIYDVQLVGYPNRMREHDARERALRKRARQDEMLRQLRDKDREDR
- the lpdA gene encoding dihydrolipoyl dehydrogenase; the encoded protein is MSEGDQRDAGPADLVILGGGSGGYACALRAAELGLSVVLVEKDKLGGTCLHRGCIPTKALLHSAEVADHARDGARVGIRSTFDGVDMAGVNSYKDGVVSRLYKGLQGLVASRGITVVDGAGTLEAPGVVRVGERRYRGRNTVLATGSYARSLPGLELDDRIVTSDAALSLAEVPRRVVVLGGGVIGVEFASVWRSFGAEVTVVEALPRLVPNEDEFASTHLARAFRRRKITARTGVRFAKATRSGDTVTVSLESGEEIEADLLLVAVGRGPNTTGHGFTEAGVATDGGFVTVDERLRTNLDGVYAVGDVTPGLQLAHRGFAHGIFVAEEIAGLGPRPVTDDGIPRVTYSDPEIASVGLTEDAARDRHGEVHTLTYDLAGNGKSQILQTSGAIKVVQAGPAGSGGPVVGVHMVGSRVGELVGEAQLIYNWEAAPADVAALIHAHPTQSEALGEAHLALAGKPLHTHG
- the sucB gene encoding 2-oxoglutarate dehydrogenase, E2 component, dihydrolipoamide succinyltransferase, with translation MAVTVEMPALGESVTEGTVTRWLKAEGDTVEVDEPLLEVSTDKVDTEIPSPAAGVLKRIVAGEDETVEVGGELAVIGDADESDSGSSGSGSAASEQAAEPEPEPEPAQESAPAQESGSGSGGSSGGGSGTSVTMPELGESVTEGTVTRWLKQVGESVEVDEPLLEVSTDKVDTEIPSPVAGTVLEHTVGEDETVEVGAQLALVGDGSAAPAQESAPAPEKKPEPAPKPESKPEPKPEPRTEAKPEHPKAEAPKEQQAEPKGSTDTQGGAAASNGSGDKPYVTPLVRKLAQEHGVDLATVTGSGVGGRIRKQDVLAAAEKPAAPAESAPAAAAAQPAGGAPKQPQAVPTRPTDAPEPGSTVKLPRLRQVIAQRMTESLAVSAQLTTVQEVDLTRIVKLRNRVKEDFKKREGANLTFLAFIAKATIEALKAFPSVNASISEDGKQVTYHGSVHLGIAVDTPRGLLVPVIKDADDLSLAGIAKKIADVAARTRSSKIGPDELSGGTFTITNIGSAGALFDTPIINQPQVGILGTGAIVKEPKVVAGPEGEDVIAVRSVCYLPLTYDHRLVDGADAGRFISAIRARLEEGAFESELGL